The Algoriphagus sp. TR-M9 genome has a window encoding:
- a CDS encoding DEAD/DEAH box helicase: protein MSNESPTFEAFKLNRQLLNAVADAGYVHPTPIQEKAIPLALAGHDVLGIAQTGTGKTAAYVLPLLMKVKYAQGDHARAVILAPTRELVMQIEEVVLQMAANTDLRMVSLYGGLGPKTQIENLEKGVDIIVSTPGRFLDIYRKGKILTKEIKTMVLDEADKMMDMGFMPQIRSILEVIPVKRQNLLFSATFGERIDRFAAEFLEFPERVEVTPSATTAETIAQVKYLVPNIKTKLNLLSHLLQAETVSRAIIFTRSRKNAEEVFAFLNHRGYGEIRVIHANKGQNTRINSIEDFKGGEVRVLVATDVASRGLDVTMVSHVINFDVPLIYEDYVHRIGRTGRAEKEGIAISFVNPAETYHFEKIEEIIRMKVEVAEIPKAADVTNTPFEEKQAYARELDRLMQRDNPDYKGAFHEKKVKPKKNIGKGEKARAKKTGNKRNRNQMKTKNQKNKGK, encoded by the coding sequence ATGAGCAATGAGTCCCCAACTTTTGAAGCATTTAAGCTAAATCGACAGCTGTTGAATGCGGTCGCGGATGCGGGCTATGTTCACCCTACTCCCATTCAGGAGAAGGCCATCCCCCTGGCTTTGGCAGGTCATGATGTGCTTGGCATCGCGCAGACCGGGACGGGAAAGACAGCGGCTTATGTGCTGCCACTGCTCATGAAGGTGAAGTATGCACAGGGAGATCATGCCCGAGCCGTGATATTGGCTCCTACTAGGGAGCTGGTCATGCAGATTGAGGAAGTGGTACTTCAAATGGCCGCAAATACGGACCTAAGAATGGTTTCACTTTATGGTGGATTGGGGCCTAAGACTCAAATTGAAAATCTTGAAAAAGGAGTTGATATCATTGTTTCCACACCGGGAAGATTTTTGGACATCTATAGAAAAGGGAAAATCCTGACCAAGGAGATCAAAACCATGGTGCTGGATGAGGCAGATAAAATGATGGATATGGGTTTCATGCCACAGATACGTTCCATTCTGGAAGTGATACCAGTGAAAAGACAGAACCTGCTTTTCTCGGCTACTTTTGGAGAGCGGATTGATCGGTTTGCTGCCGAGTTTTTGGAGTTTCCGGAGCGGGTGGAGGTGACTCCATCGGCCACTACTGCTGAGACTATCGCGCAGGTGAAATATCTGGTGCCTAATATTAAAACCAAGCTTAACCTTCTTTCTCATCTGCTACAGGCCGAAACGGTCAGTAGAGCGATCATTTTTACCCGGTCGAGAAAAAATGCCGAGGAGGTTTTTGCATTTTTGAATCACAGAGGATACGGTGAGATACGCGTGATTCATGCCAATAAAGGTCAGAATACCCGGATCAATTCTATTGAAGATTTCAAAGGTGGAGAGGTGAGGGTTTTGGTAGCTACAGATGTAGCTTCCAGAGGCTTGGATGTGACCATGGTGAGCCATGTGATCAATTTTGATGTGCCCTTAATCTACGAGGATTATGTCCATAGAATCGGGCGAACTGGGCGGGCAGAGAAAGAAGGGATTGCTATCAGCTTTGTGAATCCGGCAGAGACCTATCATTTTGAAAAGATCGAAGAGATCATCCGAATGAAGGTGGAGGTAGCTGAAATACCTAAAGCAGCGGATGTCACCAATACGCCCTTTGAAGAAAAGCAGGCTTATGCCCGTGAGCTAGATCGACTGATGCAGCGCGATAATCCAGATTATAAAGGTGCGTTTCATGAGAAGAAAGTCAAGCCCAAAAAGAATATAGGAAAGGGTGAAAAAGCACGAGCCAAAAAGACAGGCAATAAGCGGAACCGAAACCAAATGAAAACCAAGAACCAAAAGAATAAGGGGAAATAA
- a CDS encoding dihydroorotase produces the protein MKSILITGANIVNEGRISPGDVLIANGRIAKLGNNLSSERADTHIDAKGKYLFPGLIDDQVHFREPGLTHKAEIYTEAKAGVAGGTTSYMEMPNTVPQATTVELLEQKYSRAAEVSLANYSFFMGATNDNLDEILKVDFQNVCGLKIFQGSSTGNMVVDNIESLEGIFKECKALIAIHSENDHIIAENFAKYKEIYGDDIPVKFHPKIRSEEACYDASSRAVAMAKKHGTRLHILHISTARELELFTNKIPLEEKKITSEACIHHMWFAEEDYETKGTLIKWNPAVKTAADGKAILQAVIDGRIDVVATDHAPHTLEEKAQVYTKAPSGGPLNQHSLVAMLDFYHQGKINLELIAQKMSHNVAKLFRIEDRGFIREGYFADLVLVDLDSPWEVSKANVLSKCGWSPFEGHTFKSQVTHTIVSGHLAYENGTFHEERKGERLKFSGKF, from the coding sequence ATGAAAAGTATTCTGATCACCGGTGCAAATATAGTCAATGAAGGCCGGATAAGTCCGGGAGATGTTTTGATAGCAAATGGAAGAATAGCAAAACTTGGTAACAACCTTAGTTCTGAGCGTGCAGACACACATATTGATGCAAAGGGAAAATATCTTTTCCCAGGACTAATCGATGATCAGGTACATTTTAGAGAACCGGGACTCACACATAAAGCCGAAATCTACACAGAAGCAAAGGCCGGAGTGGCTGGTGGAACCACTTCCTACATGGAAATGCCCAACACCGTCCCACAGGCTACCACGGTAGAACTTCTGGAGCAAAAATACAGCAGAGCGGCTGAAGTTTCCCTTGCCAACTACTCCTTCTTTATGGGAGCTACCAATGACAACTTGGACGAAATCCTAAAAGTGGACTTCCAGAATGTATGTGGCCTGAAAATATTTCAAGGCTCCTCTACTGGAAACATGGTCGTGGACAATATCGAGTCTCTGGAAGGAATTTTCAAAGAGTGCAAAGCACTGATCGCCATCCATAGCGAAAATGACCACATCATTGCGGAGAACTTCGCCAAATACAAAGAAATTTATGGGGATGATATCCCGGTGAAGTTTCACCCGAAAATCCGCTCTGAAGAGGCTTGCTATGATGCGTCCAGCAGAGCTGTAGCCATGGCAAAAAAACATGGAACCCGCCTCCATATTTTACATATTAGCACGGCCAGGGAATTGGAGCTTTTCACCAATAAAATTCCTTTGGAAGAGAAAAAAATCACTTCAGAGGCCTGTATTCATCACATGTGGTTTGCAGAGGAAGATTACGAGACCAAGGGCACCCTGATCAAATGGAACCCTGCAGTGAAAACGGCAGCTGATGGCAAGGCAATTCTGCAAGCTGTCATTGATGGCAGGATCGATGTCGTAGCTACCGATCACGCCCCGCACACTTTGGAAGAAAAAGCCCAAGTTTACACTAAAGCACCCTCAGGAGGACCGCTCAATCAGCACAGTCTGGTAGCCATGCTGGATTTTTACCATCAAGGAAAAATCAATCTGGAACTGATCGCCCAGAAAATGAGTCACAATGTAGCTAAGCTCTTCAGAATAGAGGACAGGGGATTTATCCGTGAAGGATACTTTGCAGACCTGGTCTTGGTAGACCTGGACTCGCCATGGGAGGTCAGCAAAGCCAATGTGCTGTCAAAATGCGGCTGGTCTCCATTCGAAGGGCATACATTCAAGTCCCAAGTGACCCACACTATAGTATCCGGACATTTGGCGTACGAAAACGGGACATTTCACGAGGAGAGAAAAGGAGAAAGACTGAAATTTTCAGGAAAATTTTAA
- a CDS encoding amylo-alpha-1,6-glucosidase, which produces MSYIHFDKTQLINLNYSLEREIIRSNQSGCYTSTSIIGCNTRKYHGLLVAPQPQIDTQSHVMLSTVHETVIQHGASFNLGISKFPGNYSPRGHKYLEDFDSEPIPKLTYRVGGVLLQKELILDTNRDRVMIRYTLLEAHSPTKIRISPFLAFRSFHALSKANTYINKKFKKAPNGAVFQLYESYDPLFIQLSKKAEFVPAPDWYYNVEYILERERGYDYQEDLYVPGYFEFDITKGESVIFSAGLTEADPKTRQNAFEKEIARRIPRNNFENCLKNSAGQFIRKRDGQTRVIAGYPWFGWWGRDTFVAVPGLTLTTGDSKTFLDIMDTMSKDLKGPLFPNVGSGVNSNMNSIDAPLWYFWALQQYIIYTKDSKTIKDRYLGKMKGIIDGYMDGTDFNIKVLENGLVYGGEDGVALTWMDAVTPDGPVTQRRGCPVEIQALWYNALCFYHELTGDESIAAQADKIKASFVKEFWSEELEYLADCVDGSNKDWSIRPNMVFATSLPYIMLSEEQCDMVLEVAKSKLLTTRGMRSLAPDDPAYKGYYFGDQISRDQAYHNGTVWVWPLGHFVEGYIKLHGKSSSNFISKIIKGFDGVMTQYGVGAVAEIYDGDPPHRPKGAISQAWSVSELLRMMDLIKEKI; this is translated from the coding sequence ATGAGTTATATACATTTTGACAAAACCCAGCTGATAAATCTTAACTATTCTCTTGAAAGGGAAATAATTAGATCCAATCAATCTGGCTGCTATACCAGCACCTCTATTATCGGGTGCAATACCCGAAAATACCACGGACTACTGGTAGCGCCACAGCCACAGATTGACACTCAAAGTCATGTCATGCTATCAACCGTTCATGAAACGGTGATTCAGCATGGAGCGAGCTTTAACTTGGGCATCAGCAAATTCCCCGGCAATTACTCCCCCAGAGGACATAAGTATTTGGAGGACTTTGACTCAGAGCCTATCCCCAAACTCACCTACCGGGTGGGAGGAGTACTGCTTCAAAAGGAACTGATCCTGGACACCAATCGGGACCGGGTCATGATCCGATACACCCTACTGGAAGCACACTCTCCCACTAAAATCCGCATATCCCCATTTCTGGCTTTTAGAAGTTTTCACGCACTATCCAAGGCCAATACCTATATCAACAAGAAATTCAAAAAAGCGCCAAATGGAGCTGTTTTCCAGCTTTATGAATCTTACGATCCATTATTTATTCAGCTTTCCAAAAAAGCGGAATTCGTACCTGCACCTGACTGGTATTATAATGTGGAGTATATCTTAGAACGCGAAAGGGGGTATGACTATCAAGAAGACCTCTATGTGCCTGGGTATTTTGAATTTGATATCACTAAAGGGGAATCTGTCATTTTTTCAGCGGGACTGACAGAAGCAGATCCCAAAACCAGACAAAATGCATTTGAAAAAGAAATTGCCCGAAGAATCCCAAGAAATAATTTCGAAAACTGTCTGAAAAACTCAGCCGGCCAATTCATCAGAAAACGTGATGGCCAAACCAGAGTAATCGCTGGCTATCCTTGGTTTGGATGGTGGGGACGGGACACCTTTGTGGCAGTTCCTGGGCTTACGCTTACCACAGGAGATAGCAAAACCTTCCTGGACATCATGGATACCATGTCCAAAGACCTGAAAGGCCCTCTTTTCCCAAATGTGGGAAGCGGTGTGAATTCTAATATGAATTCTATAGACGCGCCACTCTGGTACTTCTGGGCCTTGCAGCAATACATCATATACACCAAAGACAGCAAAACCATCAAAGACAGGTATCTCGGTAAAATGAAAGGAATAATAGATGGGTACATGGACGGCACTGATTTCAACATCAAAGTACTGGAAAATGGCCTGGTCTACGGAGGTGAGGATGGCGTTGCATTGACTTGGATGGATGCAGTGACGCCAGATGGCCCGGTGACTCAGCGCAGAGGTTGCCCAGTAGAAATACAGGCACTTTGGTACAATGCTCTATGCTTTTATCACGAACTCACTGGAGACGAGTCCATAGCCGCCCAAGCCGATAAAATTAAAGCAAGTTTCGTGAAAGAGTTCTGGTCAGAAGAACTTGAATACTTAGCAGACTGTGTAGATGGAAGCAATAAAGACTGGTCTATCCGCCCAAATATGGTTTTTGCGACCTCGCTCCCATACATTATGCTCAGTGAAGAGCAGTGCGATATGGTACTGGAAGTTGCCAAATCGAAACTTCTTACCACCAGAGGCATGCGCTCCCTGGCCCCTGATGACCCCGCATACAAGGGATACTATTTTGGAGACCAGATCAGCAGAGATCAAGCTTATCATAATGGCACGGTGTGGGTTTGGCCACTGGGACACTTTGTAGAAGGATATATAAAATTACACGGGAAGTCCAGTTCGAATTTTATCAGTAAAATAATCAAGGGATTCGATGGTGTAATGACGCAGTATGGTGTGGGTGCAGTCGCTGAAATCTACGATGGTGACCCTCCACATCGACCCAAAGGAGCTATTTCTCAGGCCTGGAGTGTGTCAGAATTGTTGAGAATGATGGATTTGATCAAAGAAAAAATATAA
- a CDS encoding glycosyltransferase family 4 protein, whose translation MKVLMFGWEFPPHISGGLGTACYGLVKGLAHHNQDIIFVVPKLWGDEEPLADFVNASDVIVDYKEKKFKSIWKNLTYLEVSSFLVPYLGPDEFKKFTDYAIHDRTDVDESIFSNKFEFSGKYGKDLLMEVSRYALVAAQIAKNKDHQIIHAHDWLSFPAGIAAKEISGKPLIAHVHATEFDRSGESVNQTVYDIERAGMEAADHVLAVSQLTKNTIVNKYGIPAHKVSVLHNAVLDASIIKSKYNKKVPEKIVTFLGRITFQKGPEYFVEAAKKVIQRDPNVRFVMAGNGDLLNRMIDRVAELRMGTKFHFTGFLKGDDVDHMYAISDVYVMPSVSEPFGISPLEAVRHNTPVIISKQSGVAEVLTNAIKIDFWDIDSMADSIFALLHYDGISRMFKELGIEELKKLKWEHVAEKLVTVYSNTLDKKS comes from the coding sequence ATGAAGGTGCTCATGTTCGGGTGGGAATTCCCGCCACATATTTCTGGAGGTCTTGGAACGGCCTGTTATGGTCTGGTCAAAGGTTTGGCCCATCATAATCAGGATATCATTTTTGTAGTCCCAAAACTCTGGGGAGATGAAGAACCATTGGCGGACTTCGTAAATGCCAGCGATGTCATAGTAGACTATAAGGAGAAAAAATTCAAATCCATCTGGAAAAACCTTACTTACCTCGAAGTCAGTAGTTTCTTGGTACCCTACCTAGGCCCAGATGAATTTAAAAAATTCACGGATTATGCCATTCATGACCGGACTGATGTGGATGAAAGCATTTTTTCCAACAAGTTTGAATTCAGCGGGAAATACGGCAAAGATCTCCTGATGGAGGTTTCCAGATATGCCTTAGTAGCTGCGCAAATAGCCAAAAACAAGGACCATCAAATCATTCATGCGCATGATTGGCTATCTTTTCCTGCAGGGATCGCTGCTAAAGAAATAAGCGGAAAACCACTCATAGCACATGTGCATGCTACTGAGTTTGACCGGTCTGGTGAAAGTGTCAACCAAACTGTCTATGACATAGAGCGAGCAGGAATGGAAGCTGCAGATCATGTGCTGGCGGTAAGTCAACTGACCAAAAACACCATTGTGAACAAATATGGAATCCCCGCTCACAAGGTGAGTGTGCTGCACAATGCCGTGTTGGATGCCAGTATCATCAAATCCAAATACAATAAGAAAGTACCTGAAAAAATCGTCACCTTCTTAGGCAGGATCACCTTTCAAAAAGGCCCAGAGTATTTTGTAGAAGCTGCGAAAAAGGTAATTCAGCGTGATCCAAATGTAAGATTTGTAATGGCCGGAAACGGGGACTTGCTAAATAGAATGATAGATCGAGTGGCTGAACTCCGAATGGGCACCAAATTTCACTTCACCGGTTTCCTCAAGGGAGATGATGTGGATCACATGTATGCAATATCAGACGTTTATGTGATGCCTTCTGTATCGGAACCTTTCGGAATTTCCCCGCTAGAGGCTGTGCGACACAATACGCCCGTGATTATTTCCAAACAATCAGGAGTAGCAGAAGTGCTGACTAATGCCATCAAAATTGACTTCTGGGACATAGACTCCATGGCCGATTCGATCTTTGCCCTGCTGCACTATGACGGAATATCCAGAATGTTCAAAGAGCTGGGTATTGAGGAATTGAAAAAATTAAAATGGGAACATGTGGCAGAAAAACTGGTCACTGTGTATTCAAATACTTTAGATAAGAAATCATGA
- a CDS encoding glycoside hydrolase family 57 protein encodes MRTICFYFQVHQPYRLKPYRFFDIGEDHHYWDDFSNKSIMRKVAQKCYLPMNALLLELIEKYNGAFKVSFSLSGVFLDQLEEFAPDVLESFQKLVATGHCELLNETYAHALVALKSKEEFKDMVQNHQQKIKKLFNGYQPKVFRNTELIYSDEIGKMVSDMGFDAILTEGAKHVLGWKSPNYVYCNSIEPKLKVLLKNFQLSDDIAFRFGNKAWDDYPLTTEKFINWINEIPAGEEVLNLFMDYETFGEHQWAETGIFDFMRHLPEAVFSKTSFSFSTPSEVSAKIAPVGKIHVPIPISWADEERDLTAWLGNDLQDEAFDRLYEMEKLVKSIDDEEIQRDWTYLQTSDHFYYMCTKFFSDGDIHSYFSPYDSPYDAFINYMNVLSDFMIRVKEKINEKESPKVK; translated from the coding sequence ATGAGAACCATCTGCTTTTACTTTCAAGTGCACCAGCCCTACAGGCTAAAGCCCTATAGGTTTTTTGATATCGGCGAAGATCATCATTACTGGGATGATTTTTCTAACAAAAGCATCATGCGCAAAGTAGCCCAGAAGTGCTACCTACCTATGAATGCTTTACTCTTGGAACTTATCGAAAAGTACAACGGGGCGTTTAAAGTCAGCTTTTCACTGTCCGGAGTATTCCTTGATCAATTGGAGGAATTTGCTCCAGATGTGCTGGAGAGCTTTCAAAAACTGGTAGCAACAGGACACTGTGAATTGCTCAATGAAACCTACGCACACGCTTTGGTGGCTTTGAAAAGCAAGGAGGAGTTCAAAGATATGGTGCAAAACCACCAGCAAAAAATTAAAAAGCTTTTCAACGGATACCAACCCAAAGTATTCCGAAACACCGAGCTCATTTATTCGGACGAAATAGGCAAAATGGTCTCTGACATGGGATTTGATGCGATATTAACCGAAGGAGCCAAACACGTATTGGGATGGAAAAGTCCCAACTACGTCTATTGCAACTCCATAGAACCTAAGCTAAAAGTCCTACTTAAAAACTTTCAACTTTCAGACGACATCGCATTCCGCTTTGGCAACAAAGCCTGGGATGACTATCCGTTAACCACTGAAAAATTCATTAACTGGATCAATGAAATTCCCGCAGGTGAAGAAGTCCTAAACCTATTTATGGATTATGAGACCTTCGGAGAACACCAGTGGGCAGAAACCGGTATTTTTGATTTTATGCGACATCTACCTGAAGCAGTCTTCAGTAAAACCTCCTTTAGCTTCTCCACTCCATCAGAAGTGTCGGCGAAGATCGCTCCAGTAGGAAAAATCCATGTCCCTATCCCCATCTCTTGGGCAGATGAAGAGCGGGACTTGACAGCATGGCTGGGAAATGATCTACAGGATGAAGCTTTTGACCGATTGTATGAAATGGAAAAGCTCGTCAAGTCCATAGACGATGAGGAAATCCAGCGGGACTGGACCTACCTACAGACCAGTGACCACTTCTATTATATGTGCACCAAGTTCTTTTCAGACGGGGATATCCACTCCTACTTCAGTCCCTATGATTCACCTTACGATGCTTTCATAAATTACATGAATGTGCTCAGTGATTTCATGATCCGCGTGAAGGAAAAAATCAATGAAAAAGAAAGCCCAAAAGTCAAATAA
- the panB gene encoding 3-methyl-2-oxobutanoate hydroxymethyltransferase: MSVHSAANVKRITTHILQEMKDRGEKISMLTSYDFSMAKIVDAAGIDIILVGDSASNVMAGHETTLPITLDQMIYHASAVVRAVSRAFVVVDIPFGSYQGNSSEALRSTIRIMKESGAHAVKVEGGSEIRESITRILSAGVPVMGHLGLTPQSIYKFGTYTVRAKEDAEAEKLISDAKLLEELGCFAVVLEKIPAKLAKTVAESVSIPVIGIGAGGHVDGQVLVVHDMLGITQEFKPRFLRQYADLQGVMMEAFGKYIKDVKSKDFPNDSESY, translated from the coding sequence ATGTCTGTACATTCTGCCGCAAACGTCAAAAGAATAACTACTCATATTCTTCAGGAAATGAAGGATAGAGGAGAGAAGATTTCCATGCTTACATCCTATGATTTTTCTATGGCAAAAATCGTAGATGCTGCTGGGATCGATATTATTTTGGTGGGGGACTCCGCCTCCAATGTGATGGCTGGTCACGAGACCACTTTGCCCATCACCTTAGATCAGATGATCTACCATGCATCAGCTGTGGTGCGAGCAGTCAGCCGTGCGTTTGTGGTAGTGGATATTCCTTTTGGTAGCTATCAGGGGAATAGTTCTGAGGCTTTACGGTCCACCATCCGGATCATGAAAGAGTCTGGGGCACATGCGGTGAAGGTAGAAGGAGGCTCCGAAATACGTGAGTCCATCACCAGAATCCTAAGCGCCGGAGTGCCGGTGATGGGGCATTTGGGCTTGACTCCACAGTCGATTTACAAGTTTGGGACATACACCGTTCGTGCTAAAGAAGATGCAGAAGCTGAAAAGCTGATCTCCGATGCCAAATTATTGGAGGAGTTGGGATGCTTTGCTGTAGTTCTGGAAAAAATCCCCGCCAAGCTGGCTAAAACTGTGGCAGAGTCTGTTTCTATTCCCGTGATAGGAATAGGAGCCGGGGGGCATGTGGATGGGCAGGTCTTAGTTGTCCACGACATGCTGGGGATCACGCAGGAATTCAAACCAAGATTTCTGAGGCAATATGCTGATCTACAAGGGGTAATGATGGAGGCCTTTGGAAAGTATATTAAAGATGTGAAAAGTAAAGACTTCCCGAATGACTCGGAGAGTTATTGA
- a CDS encoding phosphoribosyltransferase family protein, protein MSEVLNHQQIKKKITRMAYEIYERNLHASGVVLAGISGMGVTLAKLLADELKAISKLQVEEVEVLLDKVSVANSEVKLSDPLTLTGKSLILVDDVLNTGRTLVYAMKPFLDEELFKMEIAVLVNRSHGLFPIRPDYTGFELSTTLNEHIRVDFSGDNFSVHLH, encoded by the coding sequence ATGAGCGAAGTACTCAATCATCAACAGATAAAGAAGAAAATCACCCGAATGGCTTACGAGATCTACGAAAGAAATCTCCATGCCTCAGGGGTAGTTTTGGCGGGGATTTCCGGTATGGGCGTCACCTTGGCCAAATTGCTCGCTGATGAACTAAAGGCCATATCTAAACTACAAGTAGAGGAAGTAGAAGTGCTGTTGGATAAAGTGAGTGTAGCGAATTCCGAGGTGAAACTTTCTGATCCCCTCACGCTTACGGGTAAATCCCTGATCCTGGTAGACGACGTGTTAAATACCGGACGTACCTTGGTCTATGCCATGAAGCCTTTTCTGGATGAAGAGCTTTTCAAAATGGAAATCGCAGTACTGGTCAACCGCAGTCATGGATTGTTTCCGATCAGACCGGATTACACAGGATTTGAACTTTCTACTACTTTAAACGAACACATCAGGGTTGATTTCTCTGGTGATAATTTCTCCGTACACCTTCATTAA
- the rsgA gene encoding ribosome small subunit-dependent GTPase A, whose protein sequence is MKGRVIKSTGSWYSVQVGESVLSARLKGKFKQDELKLTNPIAVGDWVELAKEPNQETAVISEILPRENYVIRKSTRKQHFSHIIASNVDQAILVITMKSPRTSLGFIDRFLVSTESFRIPAILVVNKRDLMSGEKAEDWLLDIYEIYKPLGYQVMEVSAASDLDLKEKFEPILANKSTLISGHSGVGKSTLLNALVPEAKQHTQEISGFTAKGVHTTTFAELFALDNGGDLIDTPGIKEFGILDIEDQELSHYFPEMRAFLGKCKYNNCQHLNEPGCVVLEKLAEGYIHPYRYESYVNILNEEDDHR, encoded by the coding sequence ATGAAAGGACGAGTTATAAAATCTACGGGTAGCTGGTACTCTGTGCAGGTGGGGGAGTCGGTGCTATCGGCCAGATTGAAAGGCAAATTCAAGCAGGACGAATTGAAATTGACCAATCCAATTGCGGTGGGAGACTGGGTGGAGCTAGCCAAGGAGCCTAATCAGGAAACTGCAGTTATTTCGGAGATACTTCCACGGGAAAATTACGTGATTCGAAAATCCACGAGAAAGCAGCATTTTTCGCACATTATAGCCAGTAATGTAGATCAGGCTATTTTGGTGATAACGATGAAATCGCCCCGAACCTCACTGGGGTTCATCGATAGGTTTTTGGTGAGTACGGAAAGCTTCAGGATTCCGGCCATTTTGGTAGTGAATAAAAGAGATCTGATGTCTGGAGAAAAAGCGGAAGACTGGTTGCTGGATATTTATGAAATATATAAGCCGCTGGGATATCAAGTTATGGAAGTATCTGCGGCCAGTGACCTGGACCTCAAAGAAAAGTTTGAACCTATTTTGGCCAATAAATCAACCTTGATTTCCGGTCACTCTGGGGTGGGGAAATCCACTTTGCTGAATGCGCTGGTGCCTGAAGCCAAACAGCATACGCAGGAGATATCGGGCTTTACTGCCAAAGGTGTGCATACTACTACTTTTGCGGAGCTTTTTGCACTGGACAATGGTGGAGATCTTATAGATACCCCGGGGATCAAAGAGTTTGGGATCTTAGATATAGAGGATCAGGAGCTCTCACATTATTTCCCGGAGATGAGGGCTTTTTTGGGAAAATGCAAATACAATAATTGCCAGCATCTCAATGAACCGGGATGCGTAGTACTAGAAAAGTTGGCCGAAGGGTATATACATCCCTATAGGTATGAAAGCTACGTGAACATCCTCAATGAAGAGGATGACCATAGATAA
- a CDS encoding 3-deoxy-D-manno-octulosonic acid transferase encodes MKWLYKIAIALGRVVLLLGGLFLPKIRHFSKGRKQLFERLQKYRSQNSGNLAWFHVASLGEYEQARPVIAQWKSKFPEYQIVVSFFSPSGYDHVVKKPQPNVDFITYIPIDSRANAVNFLGLLKPTVAFFVKYDLWYHHIEEIKKMGVPLYLFSASFRADQVYFKRDGFFRSILFQFDHIFTQNKQTVELLKAIHYQPVSLAGDTRFDRVSETALNPKTFPDLEKWSSKGPVLVAGSVWQEDMDLLIPLINSQDGYKWIIVPHDLDPEPMKLWAERLKAKSEKYSEWDKETVPSILFIDNIGMLSSLYQYARMAYVGGAFGKGLHNILEPMGFGVPVIFGDLQKVSKFPEASESQVYGCGFSVKNEQELQAVFEKLKQEQAYQAARSATESWVNSNLGAAQKIINEVQRLLTKE; translated from the coding sequence ATGAAATGGCTGTACAAAATTGCAATCGCCTTAGGAAGAGTAGTATTACTGCTTGGAGGACTATTTCTGCCCAAAATTAGACATTTTTCTAAGGGTAGAAAACAGCTGTTTGAAAGGCTTCAGAAGTACCGAAGCCAAAATTCGGGAAACCTGGCCTGGTTTCATGTGGCATCTTTAGGTGAGTATGAGCAGGCTAGACCGGTGATCGCTCAGTGGAAATCAAAGTTTCCCGAATACCAGATTGTGGTAAGTTTTTTCAGTCCTTCCGGCTATGATCATGTGGTCAAAAAGCCTCAGCCAAATGTTGATTTCATTACCTACATTCCTATCGATAGCAGGGCCAATGCAGTTAATTTTTTGGGACTTCTAAAGCCTACCGTGGCTTTTTTTGTGAAATATGATTTATGGTATCATCACATCGAAGAGATAAAAAAAATGGGGGTACCACTTTATTTGTTTTCAGCTTCCTTTCGCGCTGATCAGGTGTATTTCAAGAGGGATGGGTTTTTTAGAAGTATTTTATTTCAATTTGATCATATTTTCACGCAGAATAAACAGACAGTAGAACTGCTGAAAGCTATACACTACCAGCCAGTTAGCTTGGCAGGCGATACACGCTTTGACCGAGTGTCAGAAACCGCGCTTAACCCAAAAACCTTTCCAGATTTAGAAAAATGGTCCTCAAAGGGGCCAGTCCTGGTGGCTGGATCAGTGTGGCAGGAGGACATGGACTTATTGATTCCGCTGATCAATTCGCAAGATGGGTATAAGTGGATTATTGTGCCACATGATCTGGATCCGGAACCTATGAAACTCTGGGCGGAGCGACTGAAAGCGAAATCGGAAAAATATTCAGAATGGGATAAGGAGACTGTTCCCAGTATTTTGTTTATTGATAATATCGGTATGCTAAGCTCCCTTTATCAATATGCGAGGATGGCCTATGTAGGTGGTGCGTTTGGCAAGGGCTTGCATAATATTTTGGAGCCTATGGGCTTTGGGGTTCCTGTGATTTTCGGTGATTTGCAAAAGGTCTCCAAATTCCCGGAAGCATCAGAAAGCCAGGTGTATGGTTGTGGATTTTCAGTGAAAAATGAGCAGGAACTTCAGGCGGTTTTTGAGAAATTGAAGCAAGAGCAAGCTTATCAGGCTGCACGGTCAGCTACAGAAAGCTGGGTCAATTCCAATCTAGGAGCAGCCCAAAAAATTATTAATGAAGTGCAGAGATTACTAACTAAGGAATGA